A stretch of DNA from Amphiprion ocellaris isolate individual 3 ecotype Okinawa chromosome 18, ASM2253959v1, whole genome shotgun sequence:
CTAACACTGAATTGATGCCAAACTAAGTAACAGCATTTATCTCCGTGACAGAAGACGGCCACGACGTGAGTGCACGTTTTTATTAGTTTAACGTTTTATTACTTAAACGTTATAAACATTTCTGCTGTTGTCGTTGTTGTTAACCTGCTAAACTGAGCAACAATCTGTTTGAACTCATCATTAAGCAGTGAAAATGACCACTTTTATATACAGCTGCTGTAAAACCAACTCTGGGCTTGTTTGCCACTTTGTTTAATTAATTCATAGCCGGATTTATTCAGTCCAGCTCCAGATGATGATAATTAACTACGACCAGTATATTAATGAATCCTTCATCAGATGATAGAAACGTGAAATGATCTCCGTCTGTTGCTACATTAAGCAGCAACAACCTGTAAATGTTTAGTACTAATAGTTTACTCTATTAATGATGTTAATAAAGTTGCAGGTATCTGAACTGGTCCCAGTTTAAACCAGAGGAgcattaatcctcctgttgtcctcatttacaggcaccaaaaaatattgtttctctgtctgaaaaaaaattcaaaaattcagcgacaaaaatcccccaaatctctgaaaatttgcaaacccttcaggaagaaaattccaagaattccttgaaagttttatttcataaaaatcccccaaatttggcaagaaaattcttgaaaatattttcaaaaaatgagtaagactcctccaaaaaaaatcctaaaaatatctaaagtgattacatatttatcagtaaaacttctaatatttcctttaagagcattcacaaaaaacaatgtcatgttgttttttgtgaatgttctcaagaaatatcttttttaacatttttttttccaccaaaaactgttcccaaaattccacaaaatgttgaaaatgtggacatcagaggtttcactgtatattttcccacattttccaactttaaaacgggtcaatttgacctgcaggacaacatgaagGTTAATGCTGGATTCCTCTTAGAGCTGCTGCTATTTTTTATGCGCTCCATAAAGGTTCTTAGTAAACTTTGACAGAACAACATCCATAATGATCCATCTGCACAGCTGAATTTCTGCCCTTCAAGGACGAATAAAGGTGCATCTTATCTTATAGAACTGACTCGAGTGAGAAACTTTAACTCACGTTTGACTGATTAGACTTTATTTATTCGCTGATATGCTTGTATTTTTGCGCAGTATTTATCTGTGTTTGATCATTTGCTCAGTCTTCTTGCCACTTAGTTCAGGTTTGCTTGAATCAGGTTTAAACAGGTAAAACAAAGGTGTCCGTGCAGATGCCTGTCAGAAATGTGACGCGTTCTGCGCAGGCGCGGCTCCTCCGTCCGAGCCTCCGGTTAGTTTTaaagaagagcagcagagcgACACCATGAACCAAGTGGATTCTGTCCAGCAGCAGCGGACTggaagtgtgtgtttggaggAGAAAGTGCAGAAGAAACGCCTCCATCATCCGCAGGACGTCGTTCTGAAGCAAACCTCCGGTAAGAAGATTTAACAGCTGATGTGGAGGAAACTGCTAACTGCTAGCtgctgggagggagggaggctggAAGAGACGATTCACTGAAGAACCGAGCTGCTGAGCTTCTGTTCGCCTCAATCTGACCACTGATGGAGAAATAACAGCCACATTAATAACGTTAGAAGGTTAATAACTGGGTGGAAAGGAGGCGGAACTTTTCACGGGGACGGTTCAGTGCAGCAACCCGGACGGTTTACAGCGCGACACACACCTCGTAGTTCAGCCTGaataaacagtttaattttaggatttaatcagcagctttaaagatgaaggagaagatTTACGACTCATTTAAACACTGTAATTACAGGCAGACGTTAGAGAACAACGGAGCGGTGTTTCAGTTAAACTAGGGTCAGATTATCTGGTGAATTTGAGGCTGTGTAGGTGTTCGCAGCGGTGCCTGTTTAAAACTCTGAAAACGTCAACAAACCgtttataaaatgttcctgttGTCAGCTTTAAAATGATCTAGTATATATAGTAACTCTGATGTAAAGTAAACAGTTCAATGAACATTATTAACACTCAGCTTTAGTGCCTTTGCATTAAATCACAGCAAAGTGTGACAGTTTACACTGGTTAACTTCCCACACATCTATAGATAGAGGGAGGCTTTAATTTGTCATCGTGTAAATACAATGTAAATTAAATGATATATAAAAATACGATCTGTTTGTGACACTTACAGTTCAGCTGTACTGGGTTATTCATTGTCAAATTTTCAAGGttctaattttacatttaaaaaagaagttCTTTCCAAGctgatttctttaaaaatgaggCTATGCTTATATAATATGatttaataataactttatttatatagcatagATCAAGAACAGAGCAATCAAttgaaataaattgaaaaatgataaaaagttaaatgaataataactAGATTAGCATGCATATCAAACAAGGAACGAAGCAgtttaaaattaaagaataagactgagggttaaaagttagaaattaaaaattaaaaaaaataaagatgacatcacaccaaagaacgaGGCAGCTAAAATTATAATCAAAGAGATGATATAagataaacaggacataaatacagaataaaacactaaaactaaaagtaaacttcaagCCTATAcacaagtctataaaagtgggtttttagGAAGTGATTTCAAAGAAATTACTGACTTagacaacaatatctcaggaagtATTGTTCAGCATCATGTTTGTGtagatttaaattttaaaaagctgcattcTCTCACATACTGTGCAATCCAAAACACATGAGCAAACTTTAATGAAACAGTTTGTTTATTAATGCAAAGACTGTAAAAATCAGATTTAGTATCTCTAGTGGGCTTTGTCTCTgagtaaattttattttttatttgttttttatgtatttagaATTAATTCaatataaaatctgtatttaacatgaaaatatttacagtaaatgtatttaatattaaatcaaatattatttttaaattatttgtcaTTAATACAATATAAATCTATTTTGAATATAAATAGATTTATGttgaatatatttaatattaacaaattttttttgttttgtattaaaaGCGTACCATTTgtaataatttcaaaaatgagtgtGCTAAAGCTGTTTTGatgtcatttatttgtattgttcgAGGTgtgaacaaagcaaaaacacgaCCCTGTGACGTGCAAAAATTAGTCCTTTTTCAGTTTCTCgagctgcagcttcttattTTTAACTCTTGATGCTCGTTGCCTGTAAATCAAACATACCTTCTTTAAAGAGAATGAAGCGTTCAAAAAGTAGATGATTATGTGGCTGATATTAGCTGAATGAATTGATTTGCTAAATTACTTGttctgtttggggtttttttttttttttgcagatatgGCTTCTGGTTTTACATAATTTGAAGAAAATACTTTTATCTCTAGAATTTCTGTGGCTGTAAAAACAGTCTGGAGCCAAACAGAAGAACACTGCAGTCACTGAAGCCTCTCAGGTTATTGATTAAACCTGAAAAACTCGCCTCTCTGTATCAATTACACGTCTAAatgccttttgtttttttttaccgtgaaaaaaatcccttcctgccttgaAATATCTCAGATGTAACCGTACACGGTTGGTTTCTGTGGAATGTTAGATCACTTCTACTCTCGTTGCTGCTTCTGGGTCACCTAAAAACTCTGTTTAAATACCATAAAACTGCTCTATGATGCCCAGTGACAGGTTGTATTATTAGTAATTCTGCCAAAACAAGAAGACTGATGCAGTGAGAAGTTGattttttatggttattttttaGCAAACATTGAAAAAACCTGGATTCAACatatacagcatttttcctAGTGTTCGTATTTGTAACCGATGTGATTCTACTAACAATAGATATTaaactatttatattttaacagcctctacaaattcttttttttcttttacttatgttgttgcattttttgtggttgttttgcatctcatttttgtcgttttgtcacatttttggtggtttctgtcttgtttttgccattccatgtgtctttgtgacagtttttgtCTCGATATGCTGTAAATATtgaactatttccatgtttccagacttttactctctactctgctcatcttctagaaagatatttcatcaTACTGaacgtatcttcaacaactTGTTCCtctatttactgttttctttcattttttgccTCGTTTTTTGCCATTCTGCGTCTCATTtctcttattttgtgtctttattttcttgtttgaggttgctttctctctcctttctgttgttttgtgtcccattgtggtcattttgtctcgtctTTTTGTCTCCGtgctctcattttgtgtctgatctgtcctgtttatggtcattttgtctctgctTACTATAGATATtgaactatttccatgtttccagcctctccagactttttctTTCTACTCTGCtgatcagctgtagaaagatgtttcaccatgctgaatgtatctccaacaacttgcttctctgttcactgtttctgaaccatgctgcatttatttattgatcaagtagctttgatttttttttctcttgtgtctttctgtggaaacactgcctgcagttcagccaaaaactctaaatttagactttttaaaaaaaaaaaacttttggtCGAACCTGGTCAGTCATGGTTTCTCATTTGAGCTGAAGAGCACTGTTCTtttaggtttttgtttgttgtagttGTTATTTACATGATTTGGTGCTAAGAGTTTGTTTTTGGCTAATTTTGAAACTAGTCAcatagaataaagtaatttttgatgaaatatctcaatTTTCAAGCTaagatttggataattttctGGATAGAACTACATGTCACACAATTTGAGTTACATGAACTGCTggaaattttacattaaatggTTATTTTTGCACCAGCAGAAATGACAtacttcttatttttttgatgGTTACAATGGTACATATTCAAAGATCAGCAGCTACTTTAAGAAGTCAATGGTGCTTTTCTTTATAGGTGGCTTGTTTCCACTctgtaaaatgttttgattctttttaaCTCATAGATATGTTAATTTTTGGCTACTGGGATGTAACCGAGAGGGGTTAATATAGTCCAGGGGTTTCTGGgttgtgactgaagctcctgccatctgtgcccAAACAATAAGCGCCTCTTTCAAAGTCGCTTAAATCTTTTGCTTTTGCCGCCTTGGTACGTAATGGAAATCACATTTGGCCAAGTCAGTATTTTGCTACAGAGCATCATTGGATGTAAACTGCTTCATTGTATCATCTGTATTTATTATGTTTCTCCACTCATTTATTCAGGATTTTCACAGTTGTCCAcaatgtgtgtttcagtgttgcCCCCAGATGTCCAGCAGCTGTTGGTGATTAAAGAAGAGGTTCCTTGGAGCCCCAGTCTGGACCAGGAGGACCCAGAACCCTTCCACATAAAGGAGGAACTGGAGGAACCGTGGACCAGCGAGGCAGAGACTGACATCACCAGGTTCTCATTCGCTGCTGTTACTGTGAAGagtgaagaagatgaagaggaaccTCAGTCCTCACAGCTTCATCAGAGCCAAACTAAAgacaacagagagacagaactTCCAACCAGCAGCTCAACTAAACAgattaaaacagaaactgatgaCTTTGGAGGACCAGAACCAGCCAAGAACTCAGATCCAAATCCTCCTTTACAACCAAATCCTGATGGAAAGTCTTCAGACTGGTCTGAAATTGAAGTCAGCATTGATGATTATGATTACGATGATGAAAATGAGGGTGAGGAACAGTGGAAGGAGCCTTTATCAGAATCCGGACCTGAAAGTGACGACAGTGACGATGACTGGATGGAGACGAAGGCACCTGAGTCAAGCATAAACAATAATGTTGAATGTAACACGGACTTAAAGTGTACTGAACAATTAATCTACCGGCCGTCTGTTGAGAGGCAGTTGACACGTCCTTCAGTGGAAGTGCCCTTCATCTGTTTGGTTGATCAGAAGTGTTTATTAGGGGAGCAAACTGTAGCTTCACAGCTGGCAGCTCAAACaggagacaaaacatttggctgTGACGTCTGTGGACAAACGTTTAGCAGAAACAGTACGCTTAAGAACCACATGAGAAtccacacaggagagaaaccattTAGTTGTGGAGCTTGTGGTCAAACATTTAGTCAACAGGGAGTTCTGCAGAGACACATGAGAGTTCACACCGGAGAGAAACCCTTTGGTTGCAGCTTTTGTGGCAAAAGATTTCGACATCGGTTTAGCGTTAAAAAGCACATGAGGGTCCACTCTGGTGAAAAACCATTTTCCTGCAATGATTGTGGGAAAAGATTCACCCAAAAAGCACATTTGAATACGCACATGAGAATgcacacaggagagaaactgtttagttgtgctttttgtgaaaaaaaatatacgCAACGAGTGGATTTGGAGACGCATGTTAGAATCCACACAGGCGAGAAACCGTTTGCTTGTGAAGTTTGTGGACAAAGTTTTCACAGAAAGAATATTCTGAAGGCACACATGAAAGTTCACACGGGGGAGAAACCATTTAGCTGTGATGACTGTGGTAAAAGATTTAACCAGAAGGCACATCTGGAGAGACACAGGAGAGTTCACACGGGAGAGAAACCATTTACTTGTGACGATTGCGGGAAAAAATACACGCAACAAGCGGATTTGCAAAGACACATTAGAgttcacacaggagagaaaccattTGCCTGTGAAGACTGTGGGAAAAGGTTCACACAAACGGCACATTTGAAGAAACACATGAAGGTCCACTCAGAATAAAAAAACTGCACAACTGCATGCTTTGTTGTTTAAGGTTAATCGTGTAGTGTGGAATTGTGTTGTGGGGATGCCGGGCTCtttaaaagtctgtttttgtgtcataaCTTAATTAAAAAATGGCTGAACTGAATTTGTTGAGGGACTGAAGTTTGTATCTTAGGCTCTGCTTACCCCttaccaaaaacacaaaatggtttAGTCTGCTTCTGCTAAATATCCAAGAAAGTAAACTGGGAGAAAACAACTACAAGCTAATTGCTATCCAAAGAAAGATGTGCTCAGCTAATGTAAGGTTTCATCAAAAATTTCAGCGATTGCAGCAATAATATAAATCACAGAACTTGATTTAAATTCGGCCGTCGTATCCATTGACATACTCGGCTTGTCTAATAGTCTCCATTCATTCTCATGTTGTGGTACTTTCTGAGTAATATTAGGCaaaagaatttccttcaggGTTATCAAAGCTTTATTTcatctaattttattttctaacaggccagcagggggcgccgTGTCCCTTAATAACTGTCCAGGGAAGGTTGTGGGTTCCAGAGAAGATAAAGATGTGCGTAATAATAGATCACTGCTGTTCAATACACAGAAGGGACATTTTGATTGGGATAAATATTCATGGATACAACAGAGATGATCAAACGGAGAATTACTGGGACAAAAATATCTCTAGACCTTTTTTATTTGAGCAGATATTTTATTATCTTGCTCCAGATCAGAAATTGGaaccagaaatgttttattgtcaaGTAAGTTTGCACATATGGGGAATGTTAGTGCATAACagtgaaattaaatataatagGAGATAAAGGTAAAGTATATcataaaacactgatttaatGATAAGAGAAGAATATATGAAACATTACTTTCTTTATAAATTGAGGGAGCGTCACACTTTATGCAAAGATATGCAAAATATGAACCATGAAATATTCTATTGTTGACAGAATGAAGTAGAAGAAAACATGCAGAGTGTTTGGATCATAGTCCAGGAAAATGTGAATCAATGCAACGTATtgagacaaacagactttaggttaaTGTAACATGTAGTATTGGTCTGAGGTGGGATGAGACTTTATATTGGAGTTGCAAAGCTTGTTGATGAATCCAACTGAAGATGGAAAGAAACCGTCTTGATGGTGTGATGGACTGAAGCCTCCTGCTGGAAGAAAGTGTCTCAgaaggtttgtgttgtttgttaaGAGGAATCTGAGAGGCAGATGGCTGAATGGACAAATTAACTACAAAACTTTTGGAGCACAAATAtatctaaaatatatttatctCAAGTTTTTACAATAATAATCTCATTGAAGTTTGGACACTGGGGTGGAAGTCAGAAACAGTTTTCATGagtgaaactaaacaaaaattgCACTTCGAGAAAATATTTTTGGCTAAAAactaaagaagctttaaaaTAAGTGACTCAAACTAATATTTCTGGTACTTCTGCTACTAATCATTGTGGTGTGACAGTCTGCTGGTGTAGAAGTAGAAGCTGCACTTTCGGATGCGTGTTCTTTTGATGGTGTTTTGTGTGATAATGGTCCTTCATGATTATTGAATTTGTTGCGCAatgaatattgaactgaagcagCACTTTAAAGACATACTGTAAATCCAATAGCAAACCTGTCACAGCCTTGCAGCATTCTGTCAAACTTTCACACAACCAGGCTTACTGtgtaaacatgaaaatattcaatagaaagcaaaaagaaatggaaaaaaaaggctcattAATGATGTATTTGAAAGCTACAACCAGCCTGTTACAGCAGaaattagatagatagatagatagatagatacatagatacatagatagatagatagatagatagatacatagatagatagaaccttcattgatcccacagcggagaaatttgcagtgttacagcagcaaagccagaaaaagagcagcatgcaatgtacagatacaaataataaaaattctccTTTAAGAGAAGAAACATAAATGTTTATAGTATTAAAtatagaaaactgaaaaataagaaTGTGGTCAagttattgcacatatcagGTTATTACACTATAAATAAAATCTTCtaaatgaattcctaaaacctTTCAACTgcattgtttgtttaaaaaaagctgcaagTTCTGTGAGAAATATTAACATTCTCATTtgtggaaatggaaaaaaacgaCTCATTTCATAAAGCAGTTGCACATTTCCAAGATATTTGTTTGGGAATAATAAAGTTATAAAGTTCTGTCTTAACTTAccttatttacaaaataaatgaaggcTGCCTATCTTAGCATTAACATGCATATATGTattaatatgtttaaaaaaaaagaaaaattaaatcataaagctttatcagtatttttcaaaaatttcacGTTCTATATTAAATATATGGGTTTTagtaaataatattttcactAAAAGTGAAGTTTAATTATTGTAAAGACAGAGAacatattttcaataaaatatacaaatttacatacagtactaaaatatttttgcaaacaTATTGTTCAGATTGAACAGACGACAAAGTTGCTTTagattgttttaatgttttatagtATTAGTTATTTAAGTCTTTAttctctgtatatttttttgctgtttggaaaattctgaatgttttcctgcagagaaaTCGCCAAACACGGAAGCTGTgtctgttaccatggtgacagaaaataaaggtGTCCGTGCAGATGCCTGTCAGAAATGTGACGCGTTCTGCGCAGGCGCGGCTCCTCCGTCCGAGCCTCCGGTTAGTTTTaaagaagagcagcagagcgACACCATGAACCAAGTGGATTCTGTCCAGCAGCAGCGGACTggaagtgtgtgtttggaggAGAAAGTGCAGAAGAAACGCCTCCATCATCCGCAGGACGTCGTTCTGAAGCAAACCTCCGGTAAGAAGATTTAACAGCTGATGTGGAGGAAACTGCTAACTGCTAGCtgctgggagggagggaggctggAAGAGACGATTCACTGAAGAACCGAGCTGCTGAGCTTCTGTTCGCCTCGATCTGACCACTGATGGAGAAATAACAGCCACACTAATAACGTTAGAAGGTTAATAACTGGGTGGGAAAAAGACGGAACTTTTCACGGTGACGGTTCAGTGCAGCAACCCGGACGGTTTACAGCGAAACACACACCTCGTAGTTCAGCCTGAATAAACAGTTTGAAATTTTAGGATTTAATCAGCAGCTTTAAAGATGAAGGAGGATAATTTAGCGAATCTTTTTAACAGCATTATTTACAGAgatgacaaaacatcttcaatgTGTTTAGTttgtaaaaacctgcagcacctttctttctgttttacgCAATAAAACTCACATTGGCCACCTAAAATCTGATATTTATGCTACTTTTTATAGTTTAACTTCCATATAACATAAATTGTAAAGCTGTAAGGGATCTGAGGGAGGATGCATCCCACTTGTTAAACCTTTTTAAACCAGGATTGTGTCTGAAATCTTCCACTCATTCTCTACTTTCTGTCCATGACTAGTGTAAAATTAATTAGTATGTAGGGAGCTAGTCACCAAAATGGTCCACTTCTAATATCGCTAATATAAGCTTCCTTTATTTTGCGTTATTCCCACGGTTTTAAAACCATCAATCAACTAGCTTCAAATCTCACCTTCTTTCAAGCACCTGAACCAAGGAGCTACTTCAACAGAAAATATGCTAACGCTGGACAAGAGCTAAATAACtgtgcaatattttttgttggaaatttGTTAACTTTTCTGTTTGCAGGTGAAGATAAATTATCTTTTTGACCTGTTCAGGTCTGATCAGACCACATTTATATGTGTTGTTCTGCAGGTCcgttaatataaatatatgggCTCCTTTTCTTGTTATATTGAGTTCTGTGCTGCTGGGTAAAGTTACAGATGTTCATAATGTATTTATGTGTTTCAGTGTTGCCTCCAGATGTCCAGAAGGTGTTGGTGATTAAAGAGGAGGTTCCTTGGAGCCCCTGTACAGACCAACAGGACCAAGAATTCCTTCACAtcaaggaggaacaggaggaactgtGGACCAGTCAGGAGGGAGAGCAGCTTAATGGACAGGAGGAGACTGATATCAGCAGGTTTTCATTCACTGCTGTTCGTGTGAAGAGTGAATATGATGAAGAAAAACCTCAGTCATCAAAGGCAGAACATCCAACCAGCAGCTCAGCTAAACGGATTAAAACAGAACCTGATGGAGAGGACTGCGGAGGACCAAAACCAGCCAGGAACCCAGATCTGAGTGGTTGTTTACAACCAAATTCTGATGAAAAGACTTCAGACCGTTCTGAGATCGAAGTCAGTATTGATGATTGTAATGATcctgaggatgaggatgaagatgaagatgaggaagagTGGCAAGAACCTTTGACGGAGTCTGAAGACAGTGACAAAGATTGGAAGGAGACCAAAGCACCTGAGTCCGCTGTAAATAGTAATGTGGGATGTAACACTGAGAAAAAGCCTTTTAGCTGCACTGAGTTTGATAAACTATTTCTCAGCAAGCAAAATGTAGATCAACGGATGAGAGTTTTcacaggagagaaaccattAGGTTGCaatttttgtggtaaaatattTAGACACCATTGTAGCCTTAAAAAGCACATGAGAGTCCACTCTGGAGAGAAACCGTTTGGTTGTGACATTTGCGGTAAAAGATTTACTCAAAGCGCACATCTGAAGACACACACAAGAGtccacacaggagagaaaccgTACGCTTGTACTGTTTGTGATAAGAGATACACACAACGTGTGGATCTGGAGACTCACATGAGAGTCCACACGGGAGAGAAACCATTTGCCTGCAAGGATTGTGGTAAAAGATTTAACCAAAAGGCACATTTGACGGCGCACTTGAGAgtccacacaggtgagaagccgttTGCCTGCGAGGATTGTGGTAAAAGATATACGCAACGAGTGGACCTGAAGAAACACATGAGAGTTCACACGGGAGAGAAACCATTTGGCTGTGATGACTGTGGCAAAAGATTTAACCAAAAGGCACATTTGCAGAGACACATGAAAGtccacacaggagagaaaccattCGGATGTGACGATTGTGGACAAAAGTTTACCCAGAAAGCACATTTGACAACACACATGAGAGTCCACACAGGAGAAGAGCCATTTGTTTGCAGTGAATGTGGACAAAGATTTGTttggaaaacaaatctgaaGAGACACATGAGAGTCCACACAGTAGAAACTGATTAGGGGGAAATATTTATCATGTGGAAGTGTGTTGGAGGGTTATGGGACTTGGTTTTCCACCAGAGGCAATAACATGTGCACAAAACTGGGTGTATTTTTGgctatttaaccctctgaactccaaaaacCCAGGATTCAAAGGCTTGttgtcacttaaaaaaaaataaataaaaaattacaccatttatcagagccagaaactgtagaaacaaaaagaatcgCTGGATTTTTAACTctttaaatgaaacaagtgAGTAGCGTGCATCTGTTCCATTAAAATTGcgatattaaacaaaaaaaaaatcactttaatctacGTCTCATTGAGAAATTTGctaataataaactttaatcTCATCAGGTtatgtaaaagagaaaaaaaatctgtgattgtGACAGATTTA
This window harbors:
- the LOC111578121 gene encoding gastrula zinc finger protein XlCGF57.1-like, which translates into the protein MNQVDSVQQQRTGSVCLEEKVQKKRLHHPQDVVLKQTSVLPPDVQQLLVIKEEVPWSPSLDQEDPEPFHIKEELEEPWTSEAETDITRFSFAAVTVKSEEDEEEPQSSQLHQSQTKDNRETELPTSSSTKQIKTETDDFGGPEPAKNSDPNPPLQPNPDGKSSDWSEIEVSIDDYDYDDENEGEEQWKEPLSESGPESDDSDDDWMETKAPESSINNNVECNTDLKCTEQLIYRPSVERQLTRPSVEVPFICLVDQKCLLGEQTVASQLAAQTGDKTFGCDVCGQTFSRNSTLKNHMRIHTGEKPFSCGACGQTFSQQGVLQRHMRVHTGEKPFGCSFCGKRFRHRFSVKKHMRVHSGEKPFSCNDCGKRFTQKAHLNTHMRMHTGEKLFSCAFCEKKYTQRVDLETHVRIHTGEKPFACEVCGQSFHRKNILKAHMKVHTGEKPFSCDDCGKRFNQKAHLERHRRVHTGEKPFTCDDCGKKYTQQADLQRHIRVHTGEKPFACEDCGKRFTQTAHLKKHMKVHSE
- the LOC129347219 gene encoding zinc finger protein 501-like — encoded protein: MNQVDSVQQQRTGSVCLEEKVQKKRLHHPQDVVLKQTSVLPPDVQKVLVIKEEVPWSPCTDQQDQEFLHIKEEQEELWTSQEGEQLNGQEETDISRFSFTAVRVKSEYDEEKPQSSKAEHPTSSSAKRIKTEPDGEDCGGPKPARNPDLSGCLQPNSDEKTSDRSEIEVSIDDCNDPEDEDEDEDEEEWQEPLTESEDSDKDWKETKAPESAVNSNVGCNTEKKPFSCTEFDKLFLSKQNVDQRMRVFTGEKPLGCNFCGKIFRHHCSLKKHMRVHSGEKPFGCDICGKRFTQSAHLKTHTRVHTGEKPYACTVCDKRYTQRVDLETHMRVHTGEKPFACKDCGKRFNQKAHLTAHLRVHTGEKPFACEDCGKRYTQRVDLKKHMRVHTGEKPFGCDDCGKRFNQKAHLQRHMKVHTGEKPFGCDDCGQKFTQKAHLTTHMRVHTGEEPFVCSECGQRFVWKTNLKRHMRVHTVETD